Genomic window (Candidatus Diapherotrites archaeon):
AGGTAGTGGACATTATATACTTTCTTTCGCCGAAAGCAGTGCTGCACGGCGGCACAGCAATCTGGAGGTGCTATGAAGGCAACAGGTTTTCAGAAGACCTAGACTTCTATCTTTCGACTAGCAATGGCTTTAAGCAGTCTTTTGCAGAACAGCTTAAATCAAAAGGGCTAATTCTGATAAAATACAAGGAAACAGGCAATACAATCTTTTCCAAGGTTTCAAACATAAACAGCGAAATAAGATTTGAGGCAAGCTTAAGGAAAATAAAAAAATATGAAGTAAAACCCTACGAAAAAACCAACGGCACTTACATTGATGTTTTGACTCTTTCCCCTGAAGACTTGCTGCTGGAAAAAGCAAATGCATACGCCAACAGAAAATTGATAAGGGATTTTTATGACGTTTACTGGCTCAGCAGATACCTGCCTGAAAACATTACAGTTAATGAAGAGCTGGGAAAATTTCTTAAAAAGGCTGGAAAGCCCCAGGATGAAAAAACCCTTAAAGCATTGGTTTACTCTGGGGCAATACCTTCTTTTTACCAAATGCTTGTTTCTTTAAAAGGAAGGTTTAGGCAATGAATTATGCAAACCAAGTAAGAGAACATTTCAAGGAAAGGCAAATCTTTTCTGTTGCTGACTTAAAGGCATTTTTAGGCAAAGCAAAAATAAACAAAAATTATTTCTATTTATTGCTGCATAATTTAATGAAAAAAAAAGAGATTTATAGGATAACCAGGGGCTTTTATACCTTTCAAGAAGACATAACTGTTGCAGGCTTTGCTTTTTCTCCTTTTTATTACGGCCTGCAGGAAGCGCTTTCCATAAGAAATTTATGGGAACAGGAATCAAACCCAATAATAATAACGCCAAGAAAAGTGAGAAGCGGAGTAAGAAAAATAATGGATGCAAATGTTGTTGTAAGAAGAATTGACAGAAGAATGTTTTTTGGATTTGAATTCATAAAGTATTCCAGCTATTGGATTCCTGTTTCAGACATAGAAAAAACATTCATTGATTTCATTTACTTTAAAGAATCCTTACCTAAAGAAACGCTAAAAGAAATGAAGAAGAGAATCAAAAAAAAGCTTTTATTTGAATACCTCAAGAAATGCCCGCCTTACATTAGAAAGCAGGCAAAAAAATACTTTTAATTATTTGATTTTTCATTTTCTGCGAAAGAATTAATAGAACTTTGAGGCATTCTATTTTAGTTATGGAGTTAGGGCAGGCTTTAGAGCTAATTAAAGAGGCAGTGCACAGAAAAGAAATGCTATTGGTTATAGGGGAATGCTTTGTGCAGTACCAGGGCAGGGCAGGATCAAAGCTTCCAAAAGGAAAGAGGATGCTTTTAATTAAAGGCGACGGCTCTTTCGCTGTACACCAGAACAGGTTTTTGAATCCTGTGAACTACATGGTTAACAGCGATATTTCAAGCGAATTAAGCCCTGAAGGGGCCATAATAATAAGCGCAAGAAAAAGAAAGCCAAAGGAATTATTGGAAGTATTCTTTTATGGCATTGACTTCATAAAAAATTTTGACATTGAAGGAGACAAGGACTTAAGGCTTTTCGGCTCAGAGAAAGAATTAAGCCAATTATTAATGCAGGACCTTTCATTCATTGAGCCAGGCCTCAAGGCAGTGAATCAGGAAATTCCATTGCGCAAGGGAATAATTGACATCCTTGCAGAAGACGAGAAAGGCAGACTTGTGGTAATTGAAGTTAAAAGAAGGAAGGCAGACTTGAAGGCAGTGAGCCAGCTCCAGCTTTACGTTAAACAGGTGGAGAAAATTAAAGGGAAAGAAACAAGAGGCATATTGTGCGCTCCAGACATTGCTAGGCCTCCTTACGAACTGCTCGAAAGATATGGCCTTGAATTCTATAAACTGGACTACGAGATAAGTAATCCTAAAGCCCAAATAAAAGGCCTGCAGAAGAAGCAGAAAGGAATAATGGAATTCGTTGAATAATTTTTGAAGGAGATTTCATTGAACGCATAGATTTTAATTATTTTCAGGTAATAATTGGTTTAGCATGGTGGTTTTTTGGTAAGAGGTATATGCAGAAAATGTAACAGGAAAGAGGACTTAAGAGGCGGCTTGTGCGAGGACTGTGCAAGCGAGGAAGAAGCAAAAAGAAATCCATTAAATGAAACAAGAGAGAAGCTGACAAAAGAAGAATTAGAAAAACAGATGGCTGAAAAAAGGCATGACAAAAGGTTCTGGACCAGCGGCTGAACAAAAAAACAAAAAAAGGAAGACCAAATACTCTTTTATTGCGGATTGATTAATTTATTTTGATTTGGTTTTGGTGAACCTGCCGTTCTCCATTCTGCTCAGCCTGACATTCAATTCTATCTGTTCGTTCTGGATTTTCCTTATGTCGTCCTGAATTCTCTCTATTTGTTCCTGCACCCTGTTCTGCTGTTTAATTATTCCTTCCATTAATGCCCCACCACAAAA
Coding sequences:
- a CDS encoding nucleotidyl transferase AbiEii/AbiGii toxin family protein; the encoded protein is MRIPLYNRLKKGAHKEIAMLQDEVVDIIYFLSPKAVLHGGTAIWRCYEGNRFSEDLDFYLSTSNGFKQSFAEQLKSKGLILIKYKETGNTIFSKVSNINSEIRFEASLRKIKKYEVKPYEKTNGTYIDVLTLSPEDLLLEKANAYANRKLIRDFYDVYWLSRYLPENITVNEELGKFLKKAGKPQDEKTLKALVYSGAIPSFYQMLVSLKGRFRQ
- a CDS encoding type IV toxin-antitoxin system AbiEi family antitoxin domain-containing protein, whose product is MNYANQVREHFKERQIFSVADLKAFLGKAKINKNYFYLLLHNLMKKKEIYRITRGFYTFQEDITVAGFAFSPFYYGLQEALSIRNLWEQESNPIIITPRKVRSGVRKIMDANVVVRRIDRRMFFGFEFIKYSSYWIPVSDIEKTFIDFIYFKESLPKETLKEMKKRIKKKLLFEYLKKCPPYIRKQAKKYF
- the nucS gene encoding endonuclease NucS, encoding MELGQALELIKEAVHRKEMLLVIGECFVQYQGRAGSKLPKGKRMLLIKGDGSFAVHQNRFLNPVNYMVNSDISSELSPEGAIIISARKRKPKELLEVFFYGIDFIKNFDIEGDKDLRLFGSEKELSQLLMQDLSFIEPGLKAVNQEIPLRKGIIDILAEDEKGRLVVIEVKRRKADLKAVSQLQLYVKQVEKIKGKETRGILCAPDIARPPYELLERYGLEFYKLDYEISNPKAQIKGLQKKQKGIMEFVE